Proteins encoded by one window of Dioscorea cayenensis subsp. rotundata cultivar TDr96_F1 chromosome 20, TDr96_F1_v2_PseudoChromosome.rev07_lg8_w22 25.fasta, whole genome shotgun sequence:
- the LOC120251420 gene encoding uncharacterized protein LOC120251420 has translation MEEWRSRAYGDDRMQIEVYRGGGGGRGVGIAPYPPSGMHDLRSYSASYAYSQQASQPPREIKLKKGKSVSASSSSSSAPKSSWSFKDPELQRKKRVAGYKIYAMEGRMKGSFRKSFRWLKDRYTQVVNGWW, from the coding sequence ATGGAGGAATGGAGATCAAGGGCGTATGGAGATGATAGGATGCAAATCGAAGTCTATagaggtggaggaggaggtagaggaGTGGGGATAGCACCATATCCACCATCAGGGATGCATGATTTGAGGAGCTATAGTGCATCCTATGCATACTCGCAGCAAGCAAGCCAGCCGCCCAGAGAAATCAAGCTCAAGAAGGGGAAGAGCGTATCTGCCTCATCATCCTCGTCTTCAGCTCCGAAGAGTAGCTGGAGCTTCAAGGACCCTGAGCTTCAGAGGAAGAAGAGGGTGGCTGGCTATAAGATCTATGCTATGGAGGGTAGGATGAAAGGGTCTTTCAGGAAGAGCTTCAGGTGGCTCAAGGATAGATACACCCAGGTCGTCAATGGCTGGTGGTGA